GGGCTGCCATTTCCTGATCCCGAACCAGGAACGGTTCCCGGAGCGGTTGTTGGGCCGTCTGAAGATGATCGACCGGGTGCTGTGCAAGTCCCGGCATGCGGAGGAGATTTTCTCAAGGCACCATCCCGCGGTTTCCTACATCGGCTTCACCGCGGATGACCGGGTTCTGGAAAGTATGGCTCCGGACTACGGCCGGTTTTTCCATCTGGCGGGAAAGAGCACGCTGAAGAACACGGGGGTGTTGCTGGCACTCTGGGCCCGCCATCCGGAGTGGCCGGTGCTGACGCTCGTCCAGCATCCGGACAACGCACCCGCGTCCGTCCCGGCGAATGTGGAGTTGGTGAGCCGCTACCTGCCTGATGCGGAGCTGAGGGAGATGCAGAACCGCTGCGGCATCCACCTCTGCCCGTCGCTGTCGGAGGGATGGGGGCACTATATCACGGAGGCCATGTCATGCCGCGCCGTGACCGTGGTGACGGACGCCCCGCCGATGAACGAGCTGGTCGATGCCACCCGTGGAGTCGTCGTCCCCTACGGAAAGACCGAGGCCCGGCACCTGG
The nucleotide sequence above comes from Akkermansiaceae bacterium. Encoded proteins:
- a CDS encoding glycosyltransferase, giving the protein MRKALILGRSNGVGLDRDAALLGAALEGAGMTVKTPPLKGLGALLSREFKADAAFHLERVAPWWKRKAGCHFLIPNQERFPERLLGRLKMIDRVLCKSRHAEEIFSRHHPAVSYIGFTADDRVLESMAPDYGRFFHLAGKSTLKNTGVLLALWARHPEWPVLTLVQHPDNAPASVPANVELVSRYLPDAELREMQNRCGIHLCPSLSEGWGHYITEAMSCRAVTVVTDAPPMNELVDATRGVVVPYGKTEARHLGTNFHIREDLLEEAISRLIAMPAEEKAALGTAARAWFLENDRAFRERVAAVVRG